One genomic segment of Helianthus annuus cultivar XRQ/B chromosome 14, HanXRQr2.0-SUNRISE, whole genome shotgun sequence includes these proteins:
- the LOC118486731 gene encoding ethylene-insensitive protein 2-like — MESEALIAKSRLNVSHRLFHAVVPVLFVAVTYVDPGKWVAAVEGGARFGYDLMMLMFVFSLAAVLCQYLSACITVVTGRDLAQICSSEYSPITCIFLGIQAELSMIALDLSMILGTAHALHLMFGISLFTCVLFTSLDVFLFPLFSGLLETGKAKFMCVCLASFALLSYLFGVLVSQPDTSLAVSGGTLIQFSGESVFALISLLGASIMPHNFYLHSSFVQQMQGLGPVSKEAVCLDHLFAISGVFSGIFVVNYVLMNSAANVFYSTGLDLLTFQDALSLMDQVFRNLTGPFALMLLLLLSNHTTSLTWKFSGQPILDNFFKVNIPGWFHHSTIRSIAIIPALLCSWHSGAEGTYQLLIFTQIMIAFLLPSSVIPLFRIATSRSVMGANKVSSFVEFLVLITFIGMFGLAVIFVIEMVFGNSDWASNIRWNIGGSPYTILLVTACVSFFLILWLVVTPLKSASLRSDVVQESLTEHDRVEESREKKVTSVAPSFGPVEIMESDKGVRLTTIEENSSETVNVNSSAPEESPVSVSAGEDLKKEEPESIEKTLRIDGNSHMKEKDVWQPEEVVKVVPETNHLVRPDGPASFKSLGLKHDDVGSGTGSWSKLAGLGRAARRQLAAVLDEFWGQLFDFHGEPTQEAKARKLDKLLGIDSKVNMNPNSKPKALKVDNKSLFDSTRQQSVQARSPSSLLSTQMQLLDAYAQRSNLNAMDAGEKRYHSLRLQSSSGGLRIPQVSSGYDDQPATVHGYQIKSYMNQIEPKSPSLGSANYNVPYSLTKGLQNGTSPAKPPGFPDPVVSRNSSMQPERSYLNQPAETMHSTVNEKKYYSMPDISGLSLPHRGGSGTLDRKMHGLSMYPGPSYGPRTPSGYVSPYQLSSGSDTWSIWSRQPFDQYGVAEKANNSRLSINTQDTGSAVDLEANILKSLRLCIVKLLKLEGSDWLFQQNSGLDEDLVDRVAARERFLYEVESEEMNGSAHAGDPGMKIDLVTSIPNCGEGCVWRADLVTSFGVWCIHRVLELSLMESRPELWGKYTYVLNRLQGIIELAFSKPRAAMNPCFCLQLPTSYQQRRASPPISATSLPPPAKQSKGKCTTAASLLDIVKDVEIAISCRKGRTGTAAGDVAFPKGKENLASVLKRYKRRLSNKPADGLNKPVSYGL; from the exons GATGTTTGTTTTTAGTTTGGCTGCTGTCCTCTGTCAATACCTTTCAGCTTGTATCACTGTAGTCACCGGACGAGATCTTGCTCAG ATATGCAGCTCAGAGTACTCCCCGATCACGTGTATCTTTTTAGGGATTCAAGCCGAACTATCCATGATTGCGCTGGATCTTTCTATG ATTTTGGGCACCGCACATGCGCTTCACCTGATGTTCGGCATAAGCTTGTTCACTTGTGTCTTGTTTACTTCTTTGGATGTTTTTCTATTCCCTCTTTTCTCCGGTTTGTTG GAGACTGGTAAAGCAAAGttcatgtgtgtgtgtttggcAAGCTTTGCTTTACTTTCGTATCTGTTTGGTGTGCTAGTAAGTCAACCCGATACATCACTCGCAGTTAGTGGCGGTACGCTAATACAATTCAGCGGTGAAAGTGTTTTCGCATTGATCAGTCTTCTCGGTGCAAGCATTATGCCTCATAATTTCTATCTTCATTCATCTTTCGTGCAG CAAATGCAGGGGCTGGGACCGGTTTCAAAGGAAGCCGTGTGTCTCGATCATCTTTTTGCCATTTCTGGTGTTTTCAGTGGCATTTTCGTTGTAAATTACGTTCTGATGAACTCGGCTGCAAATGTTTTCTACAGTACCGGCCTTGATTTGCTTACGTTTCAAGATGCATTGTCGCTAATGGATCAG GTATTTAGGAATCTGACCGGACCGTTCGCTTTAATGTTGCTTCTCCTGCTTTCTAATCACACCACTTCATTGACCTGGAAATTCAGTGGTCAACCCATCCTTGATAACTTCTTCAAAGTCAACATCCCGGGCTGGTTTCATCACTCCACAATCCGATCAATCGCCATTATTCCTGCACTCTTGTGTTCATGGCATTCTGGGGCCGAGGGTACATACCAACTACTAATCTTTACACAAATCATGATCGCCTTTTTGCTTCCGTCTTCCGTTATCCCTCTTTTCCGGATTGCAACATCAAGATCAGTAATGGGCGCGAACAAAGTTTCAAGCTTTGTCGAGTTTTTGGTGTTGATCACGTTTATCGGGATGTTTGGTCTAGCAGTTATATTTGTTATTGAAATGGTGTTTGGGAACAGTGATTGGGCAAGTAACATCAGATGGAACATCGGCGGTAGCCCGTATACTATACTTCTCGTGACTGCGTGCGTTTCGTTCTTTCTGATTCTTTGGCTTGTTGTAACCCCTTTGAAATCCGCAAGTTTGAGATCAGACGTTGTGCAAGAATCGTTAACGGAACATGATCGAGTTGAAGAATCCAGAGAAAAGAAAGTAACATCAGTCGCACCGAGTTTCGggcctgtggaaattatggaatCGGATAAAGGGGTTCGGTTGACTACCATTGAAGAAAATTCATCCGAAACTGTAAATGTAAATTCATCGGCACCAGAGGAATCACCCGTATCGGTTTCAGCAGGTGAAGACTTGAAGAAGGAAGAACCTGAGTCGATCGAAAAGACGTTGAGAATCGATGGGAATTCGCACATGAAAGAGAAAGACGTTTGGCAGCCTGAAGAAGTGGTCAAAGTAGTGCCGGAAACGAACCATTTGGTCAGACCCGATGGTCCGGCGTCGTTTAAGAGTCTAGGTTTGAAACACGACGATGTAGGAAGTGGTACGGGAAGTTGGTCAAAGTTAGCTGGATTGGGGCGTGCTGCAAGGCGTCAGTTAGCTGCTGTTCTTGATGAGTTTTGGGGCCAGTTGTTTGATTTTCACGGGGAACCAACGCAAGAAGCGAAAGCGAGAAAACTCGATAAGTTACTAGGAATAGATTCTAAGGTGAATATGAATCCGAACTCAAAACCGAAGGCGTTAAAGGTGGACAACAAAAGTTTATTCGACTCTACGAGGCAGCAGAGTGTGCAAGCCCGTAGCCCATCGTCGTTGTTGTCAACACAAATGCAACTACTAGACGCATACGCACAACGGTCAAACCTCAATGCGATGGATGCCGGTGAGAAACGCTACCATAGCTTGCGGCTTCAGTCATCTTCCGGTGGTCTAAGAATCCCACAAGTTTCTAGTGGATACGATGATCAGCCGGCTACGGTTCATGGATATCAGATCAAGTCTTATATGAACCAAATAGAGCCTAAATCACCTTCACTTGGTTCAGCGAACTACAATGTTCCGTATTCTTTGACAAAGGGTCTGCAAAACGGGACCAGCCCGGCTAAGCCACCGGGCTTTCCGGATCCTGTGGTGTCTCGGAACAGCTCGATGCAACCCGAAAGAAGTTATTTGAATCAACCGGCTGAAACTATGCATAGTACCGTCAACGAGAAGAAATATTACAGCATGCCGGATATTTCAGGGCTCTCGCTTCCTCACCGGGGCGGAAGCGGAACTCTTGACCGGAAGATGCACGGGCTGTCTATGTATCCAGGCCCGTCGTATGGACCCAGGACTCCTTCGGGCTATGTGAGTCCATACCAGTTAAGTTCCGGGTCAGACACATGGTCCATTTGGTCTAGACAACCTTTCGACCAATACGGTGTTGCCGAAAAGGCCAACAACAGTAGGCTGAGCATAAACACGCAGGACACCGGATCTGCTGTTGATTTAGAAGCAAATATTTTGAAATCGTTGAGACTTTGTATCGTGAAGCTGTTGAAGCTTGAAGGGTCAGATTGGTTGTTTCAGCAGAATAGCGGTCTCGATGAGGACCTCGTGGATCGTGTAGCTGCTAGGGAGCGGTTTCTTTATGAAGTCGAGAGCGAGGAGATGAACGGGTCAGCTCATGCTGGTGACCCGGGTATGAAAATCGATCTCGTGACCTCTATTCCCAATTGCGGGGAAGGTTGTGTATGGCGGGCTGATCTCGTAACAAGCTTCGGTGTGTGGTGCATACACCGGGTTCTCGAGCTTTCACTCATGGAAAGCCGGCCGGAGCTTTGGGGGAAATATACGTACGTTCTTAATCGTCTTCAG GGGATAATTGAGCTGGCGTTCTCTAAACCACGAGCCGCAATGAACCCGTGTTTCTGTCTTCAACTTCCGACTTCATACCAACAGCGAAGGGCGTCTCCGCCTATATCCGCCACCAGTCTACCGCCACCGGCAAAACAAAGCAAAGGGAAATGCACGACTGCAGCCAGTTTGTTGGACATAGTGAAGGATGTGGAGATTGCAATCTCTTGTAGAAAAGGTCGAACAGGTACTGCGGCTGGTGACGTGGCGTTCCCGAAAGGAAAAGAGAACTTGGCATCGGTTCTGAAGCGCTACAAACGCCGACTGTCGAACAAGCCAGCAGATGGATTGAACAAGCCGGTTTCTTATGGACTGTAA